A section of the Corynebacterium auris genome encodes:
- a CDS encoding NADP-dependent isocitrate dehydrogenase, with the protein MAKIIWTRTDEAPLLATYSLTPIVEAFASNAGVEVETRDISVAGRILSLFPERVQDEAYAHDALAELGKLSEQPEANIVKLPNISASLVQLKKAIAELQSKGFDIPDYPDNPTTDEERDIRKRYATVTGSAVNPVLRQGNSDRRAPEAVKNFTRKHPHSMGEWSRDSKTNVATMDANDFRHNEKSVIMDADDTLRITLRTKDGGEEVLKPELKVLAGEVIDGTFMSAKALDAFLLDAIARAKDEGVLFSAHLKATMMKVSDPIMFGHVVRAYFKDVYDRYGSELLAAGLNGENGLGAILDGLDSVDNGEEIKAAFEQALLDGPSLAMVNSARGITNLHVPSDVIVDASMPAMIRTSGHMWNADDQEQDTLATLPDSSYAGIYQVVIDDCRENGAFDPTTMGTVPNVGLMAQKAEEYGSHDKTFKIPADGTVEVTNSAGEVLISHDVEAGDIWRACQTKDAPIRDWVKLAVSRARKSGMKAIFWLDEDRAHDRNLISLVNKYMADLDTEGLDISIASPVEATRTTVKRLRAGEDTISVTGNVLRDYNTDLFPILELGTSAKMLSIVPLMAGGGLFETGAGGSAPKHVQQVQAENHLRWDSLGEFLALAESLRMEADHGNAKAGVLAGALDKATETLLEEGNSPSRKAGEIDNRGSHFYLALNWAEELAKQSEDEEIASTFAPVAEALRSNEKTIADELLAVQGSPADLGGYFLPDEEKTSAVMRPSATFNKIIDELAAK; encoded by the coding sequence GTGGCTAAGATCATCTGGACTCGCACCGACGAAGCACCGCTGCTCGCGACGTACTCCCTCACACCGATCGTCGAGGCCTTCGCCTCCAACGCTGGTGTCGAGGTGGAAACGCGCGACATTTCCGTCGCCGGCCGCATCCTGTCCCTGTTCCCCGAGCGAGTACAGGACGAGGCCTACGCCCACGACGCGCTCGCGGAGCTCGGGAAGCTGAGCGAACAGCCGGAGGCCAACATCGTCAAGCTCCCCAACATCTCGGCCTCCCTCGTGCAGCTGAAGAAGGCCATCGCCGAGCTGCAGTCCAAGGGCTTCGACATCCCCGACTACCCGGACAACCCCACGACCGACGAGGAGCGCGACATCCGCAAGCGCTACGCCACGGTCACCGGCTCCGCCGTCAACCCGGTGCTGCGCCAGGGCAACTCCGACCGCCGCGCCCCCGAGGCCGTGAAGAACTTCACCCGCAAGCACCCGCACTCCATGGGCGAGTGGTCCAGGGACTCGAAGACGAATGTGGCCACGATGGACGCCAACGACTTCCGCCACAACGAAAAGTCCGTCATCATGGACGCCGACGACACGCTGCGCATCACACTGCGCACCAAAGACGGCGGCGAGGAGGTGCTCAAGCCCGAGCTGAAGGTACTCGCAGGCGAGGTTATCGACGGCACCTTCATGTCCGCCAAGGCGCTCGACGCCTTTCTCCTCGACGCCATCGCGCGCGCCAAGGACGAGGGCGTGCTCTTCTCCGCGCACCTGAAGGCCACCATGATGAAGGTCTCCGACCCCATCATGTTCGGCCACGTCGTGCGCGCCTACTTCAAGGACGTCTACGACCGCTACGGCTCCGAGCTGCTGGCCGCCGGCCTCAACGGGGAGAACGGCCTGGGCGCCATCCTCGACGGCCTCGACTCCGTAGACAACGGCGAGGAGATCAAGGCCGCCTTCGAGCAGGCGCTTCTCGACGGCCCCTCCCTCGCCATGGTCAACTCCGCGCGCGGGATCACCAACCTGCACGTGCCCTCCGACGTCATCGTCGACGCCTCCATGCCGGCCATGATCCGCACCTCCGGCCACATGTGGAACGCCGACGACCAGGAGCAAGACACCCTGGCCACCCTGCCTGACTCCTCCTACGCGGGCATCTACCAGGTTGTCATCGATGACTGCCGCGAAAACGGCGCCTTCGACCCCACCACCATGGGCACCGTCCCCAACGTCGGGCTCATGGCCCAGAAGGCCGAGGAGTACGGCTCCCACGACAAGACCTTCAAGATCCCCGCCGACGGCACCGTCGAGGTCACCAACTCCGCCGGCGAGGTGCTCATCTCCCACGACGTCGAAGCCGGCGACATCTGGCGCGCCTGCCAGACCAAGGACGCCCCGATCCGCGACTGGGTCAAGCTCGCCGTCAGCCGCGCCCGCAAGTCCGGCATGAAGGCCATCTTCTGGCTCGACGAGGACCGCGCCCACGACCGCAACCTCATCTCCCTGGTGAACAAGTACATGGCCGACCTCGACACCGAGGGCCTGGACATCTCCATCGCCTCGCCTGTCGAAGCAACCCGCACCACCGTCAAGCGCCTGCGCGCCGGTGAGGACACCATCTCCGTCACCGGCAACGTGCTGCGCGACTACAACACGGACCTGTTCCCCATCCTCGAGCTGGGCACCTCCGCCAAGATGCTCTCCATCGTCCCGCTCATGGCGGGCGGCGGCCTCTTCGAAACCGGTGCCGGCGGCTCCGCACCGAAGCACGTGCAGCAGGTGCAGGCGGAAAACCACCTGCGCTGGGACTCCCTCGGCGAGTTCCTCGCCCTCGCCGAATCCCTGCGCATGGAGGCCGACCACGGCAACGCCAAGGCCGGCGTCCTGGCTGGCGCCCTGGACAAGGCCACCGAGACCCTGCTCGAGGAGGGCAACTCCCCCTCCCGCAAGGCAGGCGAGATTGACAACCGCGGCTCGCACTTCTACCTCGCGCTGAACTGGGCCGAGGAGCTGGCGAAGCAGAGCGAGGACGAGGAGATCGCCTCCACCTTCGCCCCCGTCGCCGAGGCGCTGCGCTCCAACGAAAAGACCATCGCGGACGAACTCCTCGCCGTGCAGGGCTCCCCCGCCGACCTGGGCGGCTACTTCCTGCCCGACGAGGAGAAGACCTCCGCCGTCATGCGCCCGTCCGCGACCTTCAACAAGATCATCGACGAGCTGGCGGCGAAGTAG
- a CDS encoding exodeoxyribonuclease III, which yields MSIASVNVNGIRAATKVRSEVNPGMLDWLRRTPAEVVLLQEVRASREQAEASLQPALDEGWHLVAAPAEEPGAKGRAGVAILSRAPLSDVTVGIPGFENAGRFIAGSLDDGTRVASLYLPSGSAGTAKQDEKYAFLDSFEPLLAAWAEQYENMVIGGDWNICHRREDLKNWRTNRTKSGFLPDERAFMDAVFGAFPDAEAQDVDAKQTAQWAGAVEYASTGRREANAHPAWFDVARRLQPEDAPYTWWTYRGQAFNNNAGWRIDYQAVTAAMLERAERTWVDRAGSVEERWSDHSPLVVTYR from the coding sequence CTGAGCATCGCGTCCGTCAACGTTAACGGAATCCGCGCGGCCACCAAGGTCCGCAGCGAGGTCAACCCGGGGATGCTCGACTGGTTAAGGCGCACCCCGGCCGAGGTCGTGCTGCTGCAGGAGGTGCGCGCCTCCCGCGAGCAGGCAGAAGCCAGCCTGCAGCCCGCGCTCGACGAAGGCTGGCACCTCGTCGCCGCCCCCGCCGAAGAGCCGGGGGCAAAGGGCCGCGCCGGCGTGGCCATCCTGAGCCGCGCGCCGCTTTCCGACGTCACAGTCGGCATCCCGGGCTTCGAAAACGCCGGCCGCTTCATCGCGGGCTCGCTTGACGACGGCACCCGCGTCGCCTCCCTCTACTTACCCTCCGGGTCGGCCGGCACGGCCAAGCAGGACGAAAAGTACGCCTTCCTCGACAGCTTCGAGCCCCTGCTGGCCGCCTGGGCCGAGCAGTACGAGAACATGGTCATCGGCGGCGACTGGAACATCTGCCACCGCCGCGAGGACCTGAAGAACTGGCGCACCAACCGCACCAAGTCGGGCTTTTTGCCCGACGAGCGCGCCTTCATGGACGCCGTGTTCGGCGCCTTCCCCGACGCCGAGGCCCAGGACGTCGACGCCAAGCAGACCGCCCAGTGGGCGGGGGCTGTGGAGTACGCGTCAACGGGGCGTCGTGAAGCGAATGCCCACCCCGCGTGGTTCGACGTCGCGCGCCGGCTGCAGCCCGAGGACGCGCCGTACACGTGGTGGACCTACCGCGGGCAGGCCTTCAACAACAACGCCGGGTGGCGCATCGACTACCAGGCGGTAACCGCGGCCATGCTCGAGCGCGCCGAACGCACCTGGGTCGACAGAGCCGGAAGCGTCGAAGAGCGCTGGTCGGACCACTCACCCCTCGTGGTGACGTACCGCTGA
- a CDS encoding trimeric intracellular cation channel family protein, which translates to MTNYDTDALLAVLYLIGITAEAMTAAVSAGRMRMDLFGVITLGALTALGGGTVRDVLLDSYPLTWVEHPEYLIVVVVASVITSRISWLMYHLRRYFLIADAIGLATFVVLGIQVALSQGHGFIISCVGAVTTGVCGGVMRDVLSGRVPLVFRKEMYAATAVIGTAVWWGLMLLNVPNWIVVLATLTVVLTLRLLSVKYGWGLPVYDYDEEEIKDRSAREEMQHFLYSNGRLIPGARQAYRGLRRMRESGPRNRGLRRKRPKRTDGEGT; encoded by the coding sequence ATGACCAACTACGACACGGACGCGCTCCTCGCGGTCCTCTACCTCATCGGCATCACCGCCGAGGCCATGACGGCGGCGGTCTCCGCCGGGCGCATGCGCATGGACCTGTTCGGCGTGATCACCCTCGGGGCGCTGACCGCCCTGGGCGGCGGAACGGTGCGCGACGTGCTCTTGGACTCCTACCCCCTGACCTGGGTCGAGCACCCCGAGTACCTGATCGTGGTCGTCGTGGCCTCGGTGATCACCTCGCGCATCAGCTGGCTGATGTACCACCTGAGACGCTACTTCCTCATCGCCGACGCGATCGGGCTGGCGACCTTCGTGGTGCTGGGCATCCAGGTCGCCCTGTCGCAGGGCCACGGCTTCATCATCAGCTGCGTCGGCGCCGTCACCACCGGCGTGTGCGGCGGCGTTATGCGCGACGTCCTCTCCGGCCGCGTGCCCCTGGTGTTCCGCAAGGAGATGTACGCCGCCACCGCCGTGATCGGCACCGCCGTGTGGTGGGGGCTCATGCTGCTCAACGTGCCCAATTGGATCGTCGTGCTGGCAACACTTACCGTCGTGCTCACCCTGCGCTTGCTCTCCGTGAAGTACGGCTGGGGGCTGCCCGTCTACGACTACGACGAGGAGGAAATCAAGGACCGCTCCGCCCGCGAGGAGATGCAGCACTTCCTCTACAGCAACGGCCGCCTCATCCCCGGGGCGCGACAGGCCTACCGCGGCCTGCGCCGCATGCGCGAAAGCGGGCCCCGCAACCGGGGCTTACGCCGCAAGCGCCCCAAGCGGACCGACGGGGAGGGGACCTAG
- the trpS gene encoding tryptophan--tRNA ligase, giving the protein MTDRQRVLSGIQPTADSYHLGNYLGALKQWIDLQERYEAFYFIPDLHAITVEQDPQELRERTLKGCAQLIALGIDPAKSTLFVQSHVPEHAELTWVLQCITGFGEASRMTQFKDKSAKQGQERTTVGLFTYPMLMAADILLYSPHLVPVGEDQRQHLELTRTLAARFNSRYGETFTVPEGFIPEGAAKIQDLQEPTAKMSKSGSNPKGIINLLDEPKTSAKRIKSAVTDNDGVVAYDKEAKPGVSNLLVIQSALTGTPIDALVAAYEGQGYGALKTDTAEALEAFTTPLRSRYEELMADRAELEAILAAGAQRAREVAAPLLERVYERVGFLAPRR; this is encoded by the coding sequence ATGACTGACAGGCAGCGTGTTCTCTCCGGCATCCAACCCACCGCGGACTCTTACCACCTGGGCAACTACCTCGGCGCCCTGAAGCAGTGGATCGACCTGCAGGAGCGCTACGAGGCCTTCTACTTCATCCCCGACCTGCACGCGATTACCGTCGAGCAGGACCCGCAGGAGCTGCGCGAGCGCACACTCAAGGGCTGCGCCCAGCTCATCGCCCTGGGCATCGACCCGGCGAAGTCCACCCTCTTTGTCCAGTCCCACGTGCCCGAGCACGCCGAGCTGACCTGGGTCTTGCAGTGCATCACGGGCTTCGGCGAGGCCTCCCGCATGACGCAGTTCAAGGACAAGTCCGCCAAGCAGGGCCAGGAGCGCACCACCGTCGGTCTGTTCACCTACCCCATGCTCATGGCCGCCGACATTCTGCTCTACTCCCCGCACCTCGTGCCCGTCGGTGAGGACCAGCGCCAGCACCTCGAGCTGACCCGCACGCTCGCCGCCCGCTTCAACTCCCGCTACGGCGAGACGTTCACCGTGCCCGAGGGCTTCATCCCGGAGGGGGCGGCGAAGATCCAGGACCTGCAGGAACCGACCGCGAAAATGAGCAAGTCGGGGTCGAACCCGAAGGGCATCATCAACCTCCTCGACGAGCCGAAGACCTCCGCCAAGCGCATCAAGTCCGCCGTCACGGACAACGACGGCGTGGTCGCCTACGACAAGGAGGCCAAGCCCGGGGTATCCAACCTGCTCGTCATCCAGTCCGCGCTCACCGGCACGCCTATCGACGCCCTCGTCGCCGCCTACGAAGGCCAAGGCTACGGCGCCCTGAAAACCGACACCGCCGAGGCGCTAGAGGCGTTCACCACCCCGCTGCGCTCCCGCTACGAGGAGTTGATGGCGGACCGCGCGGAGCTGGAAGCCATCCTCGCCGCCGGCGCGCAGCGCGCCCGCGAGGTCGCCGCGCCGCTTCTTGAACGGGTGTACGAGCGCGTCGGATTCCTCGCCCCGCGGCGCTAG